ctgaagaaatgatgaagtaaaagagctgaacaaaagattttgaATGGCAgcctgaaaagacaaagtaaaatattacaatgaaatgtgcaaagggctggggttagaaaaccaaaaggaaagaacaaggttagcatttctcaagctggaagagtTGAAGAGTAGTTCAAGTCTGGGGTTGCAATACTTAAGGATTCTACTACGGGCAAAagattgaatgatgcaggaagcatcaaagaaatagaaggaatacacagagtcattgtacccaAAATAATTGATGGATTTTTAAACATTCCAGAAGGTACCGTATGATCCACAATTGCTTTTAGTAAAGGAAGTTCAAGCTTATTGAGTgcactggtggaaaacaaggcttcaggaattgctgTAATACCAggtgagatgcttcaacaaaggaTGCAACTCTGAAAGTGCTTATTTGTCTATGTcaataaatttggaaaatggctacctggccaaccaactggaagagatccatatttatgctaaCTGCAATGAAAGACAGTAAAAAAGAGTCCgacaattatcaaacaatatcattactatcatatgctagcaaaattttactgatgataatgtcaaaaaaaaaaaagctgcatcgTACATTGACAGGAAGCTTCCAAACTTCAAGACAGAttaagaagagaatgtggaacggtATCATTGTTGTTGCcaaatgaatcttggctgaaagcagagaatgccagactatgtttacctatgttttattgactacacaaatcataacaaattacagataacatcacAGTGGATGGAAATTGCAGAGAATTTacctgtgctcatgcagaatctgtacatagatcaagaggcagtctttcaaacagaacaaggggatactacttgttataaaactggaaaaggtgtgcggcaggtttgtatcctttcgccGAATTtgctcaatctgcatgctgaataagtaacccaagaagctggaatagATGAAgatgaatgcagcatcaggattggagattcactaacaacatacaataagcagtgacacaaccttgcttgcctaaaATGGCGATGACTTCAAGCACTTAAAGATGAAGGCCAAAGATTATAGTCTTCAGGATGGTTTACACCTGAATATAAagtgaaaatcttcacaactgggccaataaacatcAATGAtagaaggtgaagaaactgaagttttcaaggatttcattctactagGATCAACAATAAATGCCTTtttaagcagcagtcaagaaatcaaacaatgtatcgcactggacaaatctgcagcaaaaacaTGAccttttcaattgccccatacacatggaaaagctggacaatgaattgaaACATTcacattgtggtgttggcaaggaatatttaGTATACCATAGACTtcgagaagaacaaacaaatttgtcttagaggaagcacagccagaacactccttataagcaaggatggcaagactttgtctcactttcttTGGACAGGTCACTGGGGGGACCGATtgctgaaaaaggacatcatgctttgtaaagtagaaaaggtcaccaaaaatgaaatgaattgacatgATGACTtcaaaatgggctcaaatatatcaaCATTAGTGAGGCACTGGACCTGGcaagttttgttcttttatacatgaggttgctataagtcagagcctacttgatggcaactaaaaacagaagaaaagattataaatataaacaaaatagaGCAAAAGCCcccccatagtatattcagtgacaaagggagaaagaaaaaaaaaatggatacaaggggagaaaatatgaataaatgaatgaatacatgtatacatatatgtatatatacacacatacacacatatattattaaatttaaatGGAGGCTTATAATTTGACCAAGCTGGAAACCCAAAATTCTTTAAGTAATTTATACAGCAAAAGATAAAAAAGGTAGTGATTTGCTTTTTCACCTTTCATACATAAGTTCTACCTtaacttttaataaaaataaatttaaaaaatatgtatttttttaacttttatgtcTACGGAAATATACCAACTGGCAACCTTCATGAAATTAATCAATACTGGGGCTGTAATTACAGTTTTAGTAAAGGGGTAATTATCCCCTCTATTTCTCCATTTAACAACCCACATCATGCCTGTTATTAAACCTGGcagggataactggcacctcATGGTAGATTACTGAAGCCTTAATGCTGTGGCCCAATATCCAATacctattattattaaaattattgccTCTACCCAATCATAAGCCAGTAAATATTTCTCTATTATACATTTGACTAATATGTTCTATTTAGTGTCTACTCCAAAAGCCTCTCAACCACAGTTTGCCTATTAATAACCTCTGAAGGGACACAGTACTCCTTTGCTGCACCACCCATGGGATACCTCAGCAGCCTTACTTTGCACACGATTTTTACAGGCAAGATCTAAATTGTACCCACCTTTCTCAAAGAGCATAATTTTGAGGAGACTTATTTAATACACTAATTAAGAACGTGCAAGTCCAACATCTTTTAGTGTATTAGGGTTCtaaaggcaacatattcctcatttacaAATTTCATTTAATCTCACTGCTGCTTCTATTTACAATGCAGCCCTCCATGAATGGGGCCCCTTCAACAAAAGGCTCTAAAAGCTGTCCATACTAAAATCAGAGATTCCTTTACTGTAAAGCTTTAAGAACCTCATCTCATAACTCTTGGAGTCTCTGGACCACCTATGATGGCCATAAGTTCCCTGTGGACTTCTGATGCAAGAATCCACCCTTCTAAGCCCTGTGCCATTCACCATTAGTGCCATAATTGCTGACAGCATACTGTGCTATCATGGAAGCAGAGGCTCTTACAGAGCCTGTGACCCACCTGGTCATTATGTGTTAGACCCAGATAGCAGTACGCCACAAGTTTGGCCCGGCTACTGAGGCTTTCTCCTTGATACAGGGTGGAGGCAAACCTGGGCTTTCTGGCATATTCCACCTGCAGGAGGGGTTGGCATTCCTGTACTCAGTCACTTTCTAGGTATCATATTGTTGGAGAAGTTCACCCTCCCTCCAGGCCCTTGACTACCAGGTACACCTCTTCGGATTAACTAATTGAACAGAAATGAGAGTTCATAGACTATATATTTGATACCACCCACATCAAAAAAGTGATGGATATCAGTGGAATTCTGATACTTTCCATCTCTTAATCacatgtcagcacaactggccaGACATCAGACAGTCATCTTAGTACTGGATGCCCTGGCTGACAAATGGACTtacctatacattttttttttttttttacaaactctTAGGTAATAGCCTTGGAGTTGTTTCTTTCAGGATAAAATCTCTGGGTATGTCTTGCATCATAGATAGTCGAAATATAAATCAAGGTCACACATGTATCATTATATATATTAAGGCTGTAATATAAAGCCTCCTATCCTTCCACATTCCAAACATTACTGAGAGTGACTCCGGCACACTTCACTTTCCAATGCTGGGATCTTGAAAAAGGTATTCAATGGAACTTTCCTCTCTTCCTGAGAGACCTAATGTTCTCTTCAACAGCTCCTATATAAGTTATAAAATAGCCATTAGATTCCTAAATGGCTCCCCCTCTTGCCCCAGACCTCAATCTGTCTTGATTCAAGGCCTTTTGGCTGACTCAGACTTCCCaccaacataaaaaacaaacaaaaaaaccgtcTTACCACCTCTTCTTATATTTAAAAGGGAATATGTCTCACTTctatatgtacaaaaaaaaacattatatatGAGGCCCAGTAACACTCCAACTGGTTTATGAATGTGACCAGAACATTCCGCAGCTGTGGATCAAAGCCCCAAGCCGAAGCTGACAAAAAACAGCGATAGCTTTTCCCATTTCAAACCTGATGACCCGAAAAATGTCAAAGAGACCTGAAGCACTAGCAGCCTCAGGGTCCAGTGTAGAAACATCTTTGATCAGGCAACTAAAATATATCACAAGGCCATGCCCACAAATGCTTCAACATATTCCCAGTGGATAGCCACTTGGGAAAGCTATACTTTTTCTGGATGTCCCCTCACACCACCTCCAATGACACTGCTTTAGATGACCTAGTCACAGTCCAAGATTTAGTTGTTGGAGATGACATCACCGTGAACACTCTTATCATTTATGGCTCTGGTCACTAGGGACTTGGAAATACACTGGACTTTTCCTGGTCAACCTCCCCTACACCCGACAGGCAGTCTTGTGATCTCTACTACACACAGGAAACCCAACTAAACTACAACTGTCTTAAATAGTTGGGTAACCCAATGCCTTTCACatttaacaacaacgacaaccagTGTCTCACATCCATGCTAATGATGCGCAGCCATCACAGGGTTGATTGCCATAAGACCAGTGTACAGTCTACATAGTTTGCTGCCTTGGCATCTATTAATTTCTCCTAGTTGCCTTTTCACTCACTGTCTGATATGACCATTCTTACTTGTCACACAGTCTCTCAAAAGCTGTAGTCTAACTTTTCCTACTGGCCATGCCTATTAGGTTTCTCATGATAAAATTACTATCTGGGTTACTATCTTGTAACCCAGTCTCTCAAAGGCAATAGTTAATCCTTGCCCCTCTTGGCCATGTCTTATATGATTACCTGTGATAaaaatttctcctttttcctgtgctaacaaactttttttttttttaacaaactagaaacttttaaactgactgtcttagttatctagtgctgttataacagaaatacaagtggatggttttcacaaacagaaatttattctctcatggtttaggaagctagaagttcgaattcagggtaccagctccaggtgaagactttctctctctgttggctctggggcaaggtctttgtcatcagtcttctcctggtctaggagcttcttaccACAGTgactccaggtccaaagtatttgctccactcctggctcttcttgcttggtggtaatgaggtccctctctttctctgcttgcttctctcttttatatctcaaacaagactgactgaagatacaatctaattctgtagattgtgtcctccctcattaacattactgcctctaatcctacctcattaataacATAAAGGTTTGGAGTTACAACAcctaggataattacatcacatTGTAAAATGGAGGACGAAACACAATACtgaaatcatggcatagccaagatgacacataatttggggggacacaattcaatccttaatacTCACAATATGTCTTCAGTCTGCTAATCCTGAGACCCTACTCTGCTTGCCATACAGAAGCCCTCTCCTATTCTTTGAACTTTTTGTTACCTTTTCCCAGAAGCAACACCCTGTGTCAAGGTGCTGTGGTCTCCTTTCTCAGAGTGGTGAGtactaaattatttttgttttagggCCTTCCTGCATGAGTTTCACTTTCATACTCTTCACCTGAAAGACCATCCAAGACAAGCACAGATTCACTTGGTCATACTCAAGGGATCTCACTTCATAGGACTTTCCAGTATCTCTAATACATGAGCTATTGATCATTGAGTTAAGATAGATAATAGAATTTTGTTCTCAACAATATATTATCTAAGCAAATATTGTTCAAGATAACACTAAAATTCTCTTTTGAAAAGATATCAATTTTTTATGATTTAATCTaaagttttatttaatcttttttttttttaaagtaagccaCTAGCTTACCTTTATTAATATCAATCAAAAAGGCAAAGGATTGTGCTAGATTTTAAATCGTGAGCTTGaggaatttgaaaaaaatataatcCAATTGCCAAGGGTATATTGATTCTACTTTTTATACCCCATTAATTCCACAAAATCTTACTAATGTTTAGTTTCCTTCATATTAggcatataggagccctggttgtacagtggttaagagctgagctgccaaccaaaagttcagtgattCGAAGCCACCATGGGAgaaatttggcagtctgcttccataaaaatctacagccttggaaacactatggggaggCCGTTCAATCCTGTCCTACCCTgctgacattgagttgattcttactcacaacgaccctaactgccgtataaggtttccaaggagtggttggtggattcaaactgctgactttttgatcagcagctaagctcttaaccattgcaaaaCCAGggatccactctgtcctacagggtttctacgagtcagagtcaacttagcagcaatgggtttggtattggtATATTGTGGCTGTAAATTTGTTCCTTTCTTGTtcactttgtttcttctctcactCCCTCCCTTTGTCCCTATCGCTCTCTTACTCATGCCTTCCTCCCTTTTTACTtcccctctttttctttccttctcatactttgtctttttgtccTTCTTTAGATACAAAatggactatttttttttctgttgaacgaataccaacagtcatgaagatggcacagcacaAGCAGCAATCaactctgttatatataaggtcactgtgagtcacagtcaagccaatggaaaataacaacaaacatttacCAAATTAATTCAAagtttttagaatatttttgtgTTGCTTGGATGGGATccaatttccttttaaaatttttgcaaTACTTTTTCTGATGCCCCCAAAATATTACCATaatttgtatgaatttctttatggtgcttctgtctagatGTCATCCcgaaattttctttcttcctctgataAAACATATAGGAAATGAGCTTTATGactatcccataaaaaaaaaatgtatattgtcTGTATACTTCATTTTGATTGGGTATAcaattttagattaaaaaaaaaaagtctcccttTAAGAAGTTTCATGGCACTTCTAAAAATTTCTGGGGATTTCTGTGTAAAATTATGTTTCTGTTTTACAGTTCTCAAGTTGCAGTTTGCTCTGCAAATGTCTTCTTTCTTCCCAGAGTCAGGTGTTTTGTTCAAGTAGCTTGAGTTTTatcttttgtgcttttttttttccctgtatctTTTGTGGTTTTCATTCATATTTAAGAATGTAGGGCTGTGTTGCTTTTTCTAAGCACACACTGTGTATCTCTTAACCATGAGGGAAgaagagtttattttcttttgttttgtttttgtttggtccaATTTTCTCTGAAATTCTTTATGGACAAAATTTCAAGATGAGTATTCAACGAAAAGTTCAATGGAATGAGAGGAATTCAAGAGCCTACATGTAGATTTTTGAGTTGCTTTATTTTGCAGCCACATTTGGTAAATTCAAGGGAAAGTAGGGGAGGATTGCTGTCGGAAACTAAATGCTGATCtgtcagcagattttttttttaaagtcaacttTTCTAGTTGAAGACCCTCCTTACTTCTATCTGCTGCTGTTGTCCTAGGCTCCTCTAAGTTTAAAACTGGTCTGAGGCGATCCACAAAATCCTCCCCCAAAGTGTTCACTCTCCTTCGTTACAATAACTGCACAGTAGTTATGTGCTTCTGCTCCCACAATTTTCCCTATTCATCAATAGCttacaatgtgtttttttttagcactttaaagagctcttttttaaactgtgttttaatgagagtttacaattcaagtcggtttctcatacaaaaacttatacaaacaTTGTTATCTGACCCTAGTTGCTGTtcctacaatatgacagcacactccttctctccactctgtatttcctgtgtccattcaatcagcttctgtccctctctgccttcttatcttgcccccagacaggagctgcccacttattctcatgtgtctacttgagctaagaagcacactcctcgccagtatcattttatgtcttatagtccagtctaatctttgtctgaagagttggcttcgggaatgattttagttttgggctaacagagagtctcagggccataacctctggggtaccttgagtctcagtcagaccattcattaagcccagtctttttactagaatttgaagtctgtatctcacttttctcctgctccatcagggatcctcTGTTGCGTTCCatgtcaaggcagtcatttgtgatagctgggcaccatctagttcttctgatcttagactgatggagtctctggtttatgtggccctttctttctcttgggctcatatcttccttgtgcctttggtgttcttcattctcctttgctccaggtgggttgaagtcaattgatgcatcttagatggccacttgttagctttttaaaccccagatgccaatcactgaagtgggatgcagaacattttctaaatacactttgctatgccaaatgacctagatgttccctgaaaccaggGTCCCCAGCTCCCACCCCCACCACTCTTACATTTTGTTCTTACTCAGTATACACTTGCCCGCTCATTGTGTACATTGTTATGATGACTATAAATTAGTATTTATGTATTGTAGTATCAGAAAGGATGGATGACTAAGGCTTTTGTCAAACTGTCATACTAAAGTAGAACTTGCATAAACATATATTGTTAAtgtgtttcttcatttctcaacATCATTTATTTCTAGTTCTAAAATTCTATTCCTCAATTCCTGTTTAACTAGATTTTATATGATTTTACACTGGATTTTCTATCACTAACTAATCAATAACTTTTTGATTTTTCCTTGAGCTGCCTGTAACTAAACTGTGCAATAATTTAGAGAGGAGTGCccctgaaaaatattttatccttCAAAATAGGTTTTTATGCAGTTAATAGTCTTTTATCTTTTATATGTTTACTTTTTGCCAAAATAAGATTAGGTGGGGAGAACGactaagaaagaagaggagaagagaagagaaattgGAGAAGTAGGACAAGCGGAAAtaggagaaagaggagaaaaaataaagaaacaaaaggaggTGGAGGAATAACTAGAGAAGAATAAATGTAGCTTTTGGCAAAGTACTCAACTCTATCAAATATTTCAAAGCCCAAATGATCCTTTTTTCAGTTTTGCTGCCTTTCCCTAAAAATTCATGTAGATGGTAAACATTTATGCAGTTTTCTCAACATGAATCCTCTTGGTAAATTAAAATTCAGGTGAGATTCTCCCaccagaatttatttttaaaagttcatgtATCCTGGGAGTTCTGGAGGTAAAGCTTATGACTATAAAGTAcaaacagagaaataaaaaaaaaaaaaactgtatactGGGTTTAATATAATCAGAGGTTCATGTTCTGAATGTTGTATTCTTGAGACATTCCAATTTCAATAACGACTTTTGGATAATTATGTGAAAATGAATGCCAACCAATGCAGAATTCAGGTAATCATTCTGGTATAAATGAAGTTGCAGTTTAAACAtaaaagtggatttttttttttaatattgattgtGTGTTCTTAATGtcatgcaaagaaataaaatattgaggCTTTCAGATTCTGCAAAATGCAAGGAAGTTTTGCAGGTTTCTTGTAAATAACCAAATTTAAGGAGAAAGCAAATTTTCTCTTAGTTACTTCCTCAGTAGGAGCTCAAGACTTCAATTACCCATGACCAGAGAAGTACTTGCTTCATCTTTGGCTCCAGATAAAGTAAGTATTAAAACTATAGATTCAAAGATGATTAAAAAACACAGCAGGCGAAAGCAGAGATAGACCACCTTGATGAAAATACTGCTTGACATTCTGAGCTCAGTTTCTGTTTATATTATCTGATTTATTCACTCTTTACTCCCAGTTCCAAGCACTACCTCCCTTTTTCATTTCTCAATAATCCATTCCTATTTTCCCATAAAGAATTTTTTAGGTTTCTAGAATTTGGATGAATAATATTTACAGTGCAGCACATTGAGTTAATTTTCCATAAGTTATATCCTGCTTTTTATCATTCAAGTGTTTGCAAATTTAGGCACCATCATTGTattcaaaatttatacatatCCACTCTcctagattcaaaaaaaaaagtgtgtgataACTGAAAGTCTACTGAAAAGCAAATTTCTTCTCAGATGAAGGCCCTAGCTATGTGCAACATCTTGAACCTTTTCATATGCACACCTTTGTTGAGACAGAGAATTCCAACTGCGAATAAGAAGCTTTTTTCCCAGTGCCCCAGTGGAATGTtaagacataaggaaggaaacAAAATAGGCCAAAGAAATGAGAAAGCCCAAGTCAAATACTCTCATTTTGTAATTTTGTCAGGACACGCTCTGGACCTGATCCTATCATTGTTTCCATGAGCATTATCCTCATTCTagctattttgttttcatttgcatctttTAAGGGAGAGGAATGGAAGAGAAAGCTGCAAATACAGAGCATGAGAGACAAACAAGAGATTCACTGATAAGCAGGATTAAAAGTTAAATTACCAAAGCTTATATATATACTCATTTTTTTAGCCCTCACCCCAAACTGACCTGGCTTCTAGGCATTTTTCACATGTAACATCAGAATGGAAGACATAATCTAAGATGCcagtttagagatgagaaaaattTTTTTGGAGAAGAATAGCATCATTGGGCTTACTGGAAAATATGAGTGTGTCCCTGGTTTTGCAGCAACAAGTTCCCTCGGAAATATGTTATTTTAAATTGCTTCACCCTATATTTTATCTACTGGGATATTTTATCTGATGCCCTCAGATGGAAGACAACCAGAAGGGAAATATCTCCAATATCACTTATGTGATCTTGCTGGGATTTGGGGACCTCAAAGAAGTTGGGACTGCCCTTTTCCTTTTGTTCCTAAGCCTTTATGCTGTCACACTGTGTGGTAACCTGCTGCTGATTCTTGCCGTCCAGAAAAGTGCACACTTACATACTCCAATGTATTTCTTTCTGTGCCACTTATCCTGTGTGGATGTTGGCTACACAATCAGCATTGTCCCTCAGCTGCTGAGGGAGGTCGTGGCTGGTGGTGTCACTATCTCCTTTACAGCCTGTGTAGTGCAACTCTATGCTTTTGGGGCTCTGCTCACtgtagagtgttttcttctggctGTCATGTCCTATGATCGCTACTTGGCCATCTGTTGGCCCCTGAGATACTCAGTGCTTATGGACAACAGAGCTTGTGTCAAGCTGGCAGTTGGATCATGGATTGGTGGTCTCCTATTCCTGGGATCTATGCTAATTTTGTTTGCAACATTAACCTTCTGTGGTCCCCACATAATAGACCATTTCTTTTGTGACTTCTTCCCACTGGTGAAGCTCTCCTGCACAGACACTGCAGTGGTTGAGAGGGTGGCCTTTGCTTCATCATTCCTATCCCTGTCTCCTTTCCTTTGGACCTTGTTATCTTATAGTTTCATTATGTTCTCCATTTTAAAGATTTCTTCTTCTACAGGGAGATACAGAGGCTTTTCCACCTGCTCCTCCCACTTGATTGTTGTATTTGTGTTTTATGGCACCATGGTTGTGGTGTACATGACACCAGCATCAGGAAAAACACTCAATCTGAACAAGATTTTATCACTTCTCTGCACAGTGCTCACAACCCTTCTAAATCCCTTAGTCTATAGTCTGAGAAACAAGGGTATCCAAATTGCTCTGAAGAAAGGAGCAAAACTACACTCTTTAAAAAGTAACTGTGGCTAGGAAATAATGTGATATACAGAGAGTTAAGGGAATTCGGCAAAACTTGGGGTTCATGTGATTTTCATTAACACAATATTTGAGTAATCAACACTCAAAGTCCATAAATTGGTAATAATAATTTGGAAAATGTGATCAATTTTAAGAAGTAAAAATTAATACTTATTAATTtgaaatggaaatggaaatatTAACCTACACCAGGTGATTGAATACCAAATGTAATGCAGGGATGAcgtatttttttaaagtgtttgtcCATTCGTGCAATTTGTCATTTTATGCTCACAACTCTTTCAGAAGGCAGTGGTTGTTATATActacataaaataagaaaatggtaATTGTTAGTATTTTATAATATTCCTTATTAATACAGAAAATTTGAACCAAAATTcatatttaatcattttataatagtttgtttacctattttttccatttaactaTAATTTAATATAACTTAGTAAAAATGTTTGATTAAACTCTATAGGAATATAtgttaaattttagaaaaatagaagtaatTTAGAAGTAGACTGGTTACATGATCTAATGATACAAATTGTTTTAAGTATTAGGCTTGCATTTTATGCAAATGGAAATGACTAATCTATTTTATATTGCTTTTATAGTAactttattaataaaaattaatcggCAATTAATTTTACTGTAATCTGTAAAGGAAAAGGAATAGACAAGACAATCTTGTAGATGATGTCATATCTGAGAGTTTATACTCAGGATATCTAGTGACGGTAAACAGTTACAGTAATTAAAATAGTATAGCATATGCATAAGAAAAAATAAGCAATGGATAAACGAATGTCCCCAAACAGATGCACATATGGGTGGACA
The window above is part of the Elephas maximus indicus isolate mEleMax1 chromosome 2, mEleMax1 primary haplotype, whole genome shotgun sequence genome. Proteins encoded here:
- the LOC126068603 gene encoding olfactory receptor 493-like; protein product: MEDNQKGNISNITYVILLGFGDLKEVGTALFLLFLSLYAVTLCGNLLLILAVQKSAHLHTPMYFFLCHLSCVDVGYTISIVPQLLREVVAGGVTISFTACVVQLYAFGALLTVECFLLAVMSYDRYLAICWPLRYSVLMDNRACVKLAVGSWIGGLLFLGSMLILFATLTFCGPHIIDHFFCDFFPLVKLSCTDTAVVERVAFASSFLSLSPFLWTLLSYSFIMFSILKISSSTGRYRGFSTCSSHLIVVFVFYGTMVVVYMTPASGKTLNLNKILSLLCTVLTTLLNPLVYSLRNKGIQIALKKGAKLHSLKSNCG